The following are encoded together in the Armatimonadota bacterium genome:
- a CDS encoding class I SAM-dependent methyltransferase, producing MKRLLLVTLAFALVLPALAEDEYVALLKSKVPGWERFTNGRFAPMYEPLAQQMVQDYGLKDGVAVEIGSSCSPFLLHLARRTKMICYALDVDPWAMRLLGVFADQAGLTERVVPVWGDVQSMPFRDNFADFIFSRGSIPFWPDQVKGLRECYRVLKPGGVGYIGHGGFGRLLSPEDRQKLVEWRLGWGPEEENRPQGWRGPKDRMLTMAAEIGMREARLVTEPDVGWWLEFRK from the coding sequence ATGAAGAGACTCCTGCTGGTCACTCTCGCCTTCGCTCTAGTCCTCCCCGCCCTGGCGGAGGATGAGTACGTCGCCCTGCTCAAGAGCAAGGTGCCCGGGTGGGAGCGGTTCACCAACGGCCGGTTCGCGCCGATGTACGAGCCCCTTGCGCAGCAGATGGTCCAAGATTACGGGCTCAAGGATGGCGTCGCAGTCGAGATCGGCAGCAGTTGCAGCCCCTTTCTGCTCCATCTCGCCCGCAGGACGAAGATGATCTGCTACGCCCTGGATGTCGACCCCTGGGCCATGCGTCTGCTCGGGGTCTTCGCGGACCAGGCCGGGCTCACAGAGCGTGTCGTCCCTGTCTGGGGGGACGTGCAGAGCATGCCTTTCCGGGACAACTTCGCGGACTTCATCTTCAGCCGCGGGTCCATCCCCTTCTGGCCCGACCAGGTGAAGGGCCTGCGCGAGTGCTACCGGGTGCTCAAGCCCGGCGGCGTGGGATACATCGGCCACGGCGGCTTCGGGCGACTGCTCAGCCCGGAGGACCGCCAGAAGTTGGTGGAATGGCGCCTGGGCTGGGGCCCCGAGGAAGAGAATCGGCCTCAGGGCTGGCGCGGCCCCAAAGACCGGATGCTCACCATGGCCGCGGAGATTGGCATGCGAGAAGCGAGACTGGTTACTGAGCCGGATGTGGGCTGGTGGCTGGAGTTTCGGAAGTAG
- a CDS encoding phosphoribosylaminoimidazolesuccinocarboxamide synthase, which translates to MSSAEMTVLKTDLPGAVASRSGKVRDVYDYGDGMLIVASDRISAFDVIMANGIPEKGKILTQLSLMWFDLLKPVTPNHLISASVSDFPEAAQPFADILEGRTMWCKKAQVIPVEAIVRGYLAGSGWKSYQKTGEVCGHKLPPGLVQSQKLPEPIFTPTAKAESGHDWDMTRDEVADQLGAELAAKLETKAIEIYLTASEYAAEHGFIIADTKFEFGLVDGEMILIDEVLTPDSSRYWDINKYEPGKAQESYDKQYVRDYLETLDWNKEPPGPELPADVVTRTRDIYRETLRRLTS; encoded by the coding sequence ATGTCATCAGCCGAAATGACCGTCCTCAAGACCGACCTGCCCGGCGCTGTCGCGTCCCGTTCCGGCAAGGTGCGCGACGTGTATGACTACGGCGACGGCATGCTCATCGTCGCCAGCGACCGCATCTCGGCCTTCGACGTCATCATGGCCAACGGGATCCCCGAAAAGGGGAAGATCCTCACCCAGCTTTCGCTGATGTGGTTCGACCTGCTCAAACCCGTCACACCGAACCACCTGATCAGCGCCAGTGTGAGCGACTTTCCCGAAGCAGCGCAGCCTTTCGCGGATATCCTCGAGGGCCGCACCATGTGGTGCAAGAAGGCCCAGGTGATCCCGGTGGAGGCCATCGTCCGCGGGTACCTCGCGGGCAGCGGCTGGAAGTCTTACCAGAAGACCGGCGAGGTCTGCGGGCACAAGCTGCCACCCGGACTCGTGCAGTCCCAGAAGCTGCCGGAGCCCATCTTCACCCCCACTGCCAAGGCGGAAAGCGGGCACGACTGGGACATGACCCGAGACGAAGTCGCTGACCAACTGGGGGCCGAGCTTGCCGCGAAACTGGAGACCAAGGCCATTGAGATTTACCTGACGGCTTCGGAGTATGCCGCCGAGCATGGATTCATCATTGCCGACACCAAGTTCGAGTTCGGCCTGGTGGATGGCGAGATGATCCTGATCGACGAAGTGCTGACACCGGACTCATCGCGTTATTGGGACATCAACAAGTATGAGCCGGGCAAGGCGCAGGAATCCTATGACAAGCAGTATGTGCGGGATTACCTGGAGACACTGGACTGGAACAAGGAGCCCCCAGGGCCCGAACTGCCGGCGGACGTGGTAACCCGGACGCGAGATATCTACCGGGAGACCCTCCGTCGCCTGACAAGCTGA
- the tilS gene encoding tRNA lysidine(34) synthetase TilS has protein sequence MTGARGILETKLIAAVERHGMLSPGDRVLLALSGGQDSLALLHCLHRLGPELSIDLEAAHLNHGIRGEEADEDQRFVEALCEKWGVPLAVARVDVPAVAKRDGISLEQAGRAERYAFLRRVAAERDCRRIALAHTATDRAETVLMNILRGAGLGGLRGIAAVNGEVIRPLIEVTREETAEYCAEHGLQPRHDRTNEDTGAHLRNRVRLELMPLLARNYAPGIEDCLLRLAKVVEGELEWTREAENAAYSDLAHWEERGLGLLLAPLQEMPQGLARRMVRRAIGDVVGSLEGFTLQHVDAVLGLAAQGRTGARVQLPGGYRAERGYERLLMSTGCAMDEEPGPWEVTLQIPGAVALPPGGKVCARTVPVPGDPRACGACEAYLDFAAIGSTVCVRSRRPGDRMQLVGMSGSRKLQDLMVDRKIPRQERDRVPVVLNSRGEIVWVGGCGVSRTGAIHERSAAAVHIRWLGC, from the coding sequence GTGACTGGAGCGCGGGGTATCCTCGAGACCAAGCTGATCGCGGCCGTCGAGCGACACGGAATGCTGTCGCCCGGTGACCGCGTTTTGCTTGCGCTTTCCGGAGGGCAGGACTCGCTGGCGCTACTGCACTGCCTGCATCGTCTTGGCCCGGAACTGAGTATCGACCTCGAGGCCGCGCATCTGAACCACGGAATCCGCGGCGAAGAGGCCGATGAGGACCAGCGGTTCGTCGAGGCACTCTGCGAAAAGTGGGGCGTGCCGCTGGCCGTGGCCCGCGTCGATGTGCCTGCGGTAGCGAAGCGCGACGGGATTTCCCTGGAGCAGGCGGGCCGTGCTGAACGATATGCCTTCCTGCGTCGGGTAGCCGCCGAGCGAGACTGCAGACGGATTGCCTTGGCCCACACGGCCACCGACCGCGCAGAGACCGTGCTGATGAACATTCTGCGCGGCGCGGGACTGGGAGGGTTGCGGGGCATCGCCGCGGTGAACGGCGAGGTCATCCGCCCTCTCATCGAGGTAACCCGCGAGGAGACGGCGGAGTACTGCGCCGAACATGGGCTTCAGCCGCGGCATGACCGGACCAATGAGGATACAGGGGCCCACTTGCGCAACCGGGTCCGGCTAGAATTGATGCCCCTCCTGGCGCGGAATTATGCGCCGGGAATCGAGGACTGCCTGCTGCGCCTGGCGAAGGTAGTTGAGGGTGAACTGGAATGGACGCGCGAGGCCGAGAATGCAGCTTACTCCGACCTGGCTCACTGGGAGGAGCGCGGCCTGGGCCTGCTTCTTGCGCCGCTCCAGGAGATGCCCCAAGGGCTTGCGCGACGGATGGTCCGGCGGGCGATTGGGGACGTTGTCGGATCATTGGAGGGCTTCACGCTGCAGCACGTGGATGCGGTGCTCGGTCTGGCAGCTCAAGGCCGCACCGGCGCCCGTGTCCAGCTTCCCGGCGGCTACCGGGCCGAGCGCGGCTACGAACGGCTCCTAATGTCCACCGGGTGTGCGATGGATGAGGAACCCGGCCCATGGGAAGTCACGTTACAGATACCGGGAGCGGTTGCATTGCCTCCCGGCGGCAAGGTCTGCGCCAGGACCGTCCCGGTGCCTGGTGATCCACGAGCCTGCGGAGCTTGCGAGGCGTATCTGGATTTCGCAGCGATCGGCTCCACTGTGTGCGTGCGCAGCCGCCGGCCGGGGGACCGCATGCAGCTTGTGGGCATGTCCGGATCGCGCAAACTGCAGGACTTGATGGTGGACCGGAAGATCCCTCGGCAGGAACGGGACCGAGTGCCGGTTGTTCTAAACAGCAGGGGAGAGATCGTGTGGGTCGGTGGATGTGGGGTGTCCCGGACCGGAGCGATCCATGAACGTTCCGCGGCGGCAGTGCACATCCGTTGGCTCGGCTGTTGA
- a CDS encoding ATP-dependent zinc metalloprotease FtsH, which translates to MVPKLSGQVQVKKFDNLAEFYDGLKAGHFSELTIVGERQVRGKFATQAKGRYDASYDEFIVDVVLDAETIREITEIAPSTTKVSISHGLWADRLLQLAGNVIIPLAILIFLWVFFTRQMRMGGGQALSFGRSQAKLLGDNFEKVTFDDVAGMREVKEELQEVVEFLKYPEKFRALGAKIPRGVLLVGPPGCGKTLLARAVAGEANCAFFYISGSDFVEMFVGVGASRVRDLFDQAKQHLPAIIFIDELDAVGRLRGAGLGGGHDEREQTLNALLVEMDGFDPNADIIILAATNRPDILDPALLRPGRFDRRVVVDNPDVGEREAILNIYAKDKPIGEDVEIRTLARRTPGFSGADIENLVNEAALLAARRDKKTINMPEFDEAIERVIAGPERRSRVIRENERRILAYHEAGHALVGCMLPDFDRTYKVTILPRGMALGYTISLPEDDRYLVTRRELISRATQALGGRAAESLVFDDITTGAANDIEKVTEMARQMVTEFGMSEALGPLAYGKRHGPIFLARDLAEERNYSENIAQQIDLEIRRIVDQAYDAAKAILVENRDKLDALVEVLLEKESLDQEEVQAIVKTGRLPEPEPSEQPVRRAQSPTEPAAPPVTPPGRPAGAPKPISPE; encoded by the coding sequence ATGGTGCCCAAGCTGTCAGGCCAGGTCCAGGTCAAGAAGTTCGACAATCTCGCCGAGTTCTACGACGGGCTCAAAGCCGGGCATTTCTCGGAGCTGACCATCGTCGGCGAGCGACAGGTCCGCGGCAAGTTTGCGACACAGGCCAAAGGCCGGTACGACGCCAGCTACGATGAGTTTATTGTTGACGTCGTCCTCGACGCCGAGACAATTCGTGAGATCACCGAGATTGCGCCGTCGACCACCAAGGTCTCCATCAGCCACGGCTTGTGGGCGGACCGCCTGCTCCAACTGGCAGGCAATGTCATCATACCTCTGGCGATACTGATTTTTCTGTGGGTCTTTTTCACCAGGCAGATGCGCATGGGCGGTGGGCAGGCTCTGTCTTTCGGCCGCAGCCAGGCCAAGCTCCTGGGTGATAATTTCGAGAAGGTTACCTTCGACGACGTGGCGGGCATGAGGGAGGTCAAAGAGGAACTACAGGAGGTCGTGGAGTTTCTCAAGTACCCTGAGAAGTTCCGCGCCCTGGGAGCGAAGATCCCCCGCGGCGTTCTGCTTGTTGGCCCGCCCGGTTGTGGAAAGACCCTTCTGGCCCGTGCCGTGGCCGGTGAGGCGAACTGCGCGTTCTTCTATATCAGCGGCTCGGACTTCGTGGAGATGTTCGTGGGTGTCGGAGCCTCCCGGGTCCGCGACCTGTTCGACCAGGCCAAGCAACACTTGCCGGCGATCATATTCATCGATGAGCTTGACGCGGTGGGGCGTCTGCGGGGCGCGGGTCTCGGAGGCGGGCACGATGAGCGCGAGCAGACACTCAACGCCCTCCTGGTTGAGATGGACGGGTTCGACCCCAACGCCGATATCATCATCCTGGCTGCCACAAACCGGCCGGACATCCTCGATCCGGCCCTGCTTCGCCCGGGACGCTTCGACCGACGTGTGGTTGTGGACAACCCGGATGTGGGAGAGCGCGAGGCGATCCTGAACATCTATGCGAAGGACAAGCCGATCGGCGAGGATGTGGAAATTCGCACCCTCGCCCGCCGCACCCCGGGCTTTTCTGGCGCGGACATTGAAAACCTCGTCAATGAGGCGGCGCTGCTTGCGGCACGGCGAGACAAGAAGACTATCAACATGCCGGAGTTCGATGAGGCTATCGAGCGCGTGATCGCCGGCCCTGAACGACGAAGTCGGGTGATTCGCGAGAACGAACGCCGGATTCTGGCCTACCATGAAGCCGGTCACGCGCTTGTAGGATGCATGCTGCCGGACTTCGACCGCACCTACAAAGTGACAATCCTGCCCCGCGGCATGGCGCTGGGATATACTATTAGCCTGCCTGAAGATGACCGGTATCTGGTCACGCGGCGCGAACTCATCTCCCGGGCGACCCAGGCTCTCGGCGGCCGTGCTGCGGAGTCTCTGGTGTTCGATGACATCACCACCGGCGCGGCCAACGACATCGAGAAGGTCACCGAAATGGCTCGGCAGATGGTGACCGAGTTCGGAATGAGCGAGGCTCTGGGCCCCCTTGCTTACGGCAAGCGCCACGGCCCTATCTTCCTGGCGCGCGATCTCGCGGAAGAGCGCAATTACAGCGAAAACATCGCGCAACAGATTGACCTCGAGATCCGCCGCATTGTGGATCAGGCCTATGATGCTGCGAAAGCGATCCTCGTGGAGAACCGCGACAAGCTGGATGCGCTGGTAGAGGTTCTGCTTGAGAAGGAATCGCTGGACCAGGAGGAAGTTCAGGCCATCGTCAAGACAGGCCGCCTTCCGGAGCCTGAACCGTCGGAGCAGCCGGTGCGCAGGGCTCAGTCTCCGACCGAGCCCGCGGCGCCTCCCGTCACACCACCGGGCAGGCCCGCGGGAGCGCCTAAGCCGATATCACCCGAGTGA
- the folK gene encoding 2-amino-4-hydroxy-6-hydroxymethyldihydropteridine diphosphokinase encodes MPPSLAPELVYLGLGGNLGRRARNLSRALLRLSLTPGIHLSALSRVYETAAWGVEDQPHFLNMAAAARVELAPEALLSSLKAIERELGRVPGERWGPRPVDIDILLFGDRSVRTPELTLPHPYLAERQFVLVPLYDVAPGLTLPDGRSVATLAKPSDQSLRLVGSLSEALHVEADQAK; translated from the coding sequence ATGCCTCCGTCCCTCGCGCCGGAACTTGTCTACCTCGGCCTCGGCGGAAACCTCGGGCGCCGCGCCCGCAATCTCTCCCGTGCTCTCCTGCGACTGTCTCTCACTCCCGGCATCCATCTGTCGGCCCTGTCGCGGGTCTACGAGACAGCTGCCTGGGGCGTGGAGGACCAGCCGCATTTCCTCAACATGGCGGCCGCGGCGAGGGTCGAGCTCGCACCTGAAGCCCTCCTGTCATCGCTCAAGGCGATTGAGCGGGAACTGGGGCGCGTCCCCGGTGAGCGCTGGGGACCTCGCCCGGTGGACATAGACATCCTGCTGTTCGGCGACCGCTCTGTGCGAACTCCCGAGCTGACCCTTCCGCACCCGTATCTTGCAGAGCGCCAGTTTGTGCTGGTCCCTCTGTATGACGTGGCGCCGGGACTTACGCTGCCCGATGGTCGAAGCGTGGCTACTTTGGCGAAGCCGTCCGACCAGTCACTGCGCCTCGTTGGCAGCCTGTCGGAAGCCCTGCATGTCGAAGCCGATCAGGCCAAGTGA
- a CDS encoding 3-isopropylmalate dehydratase small subunit gives MIIKGNAHKYGDHVDTDVIIPARYLNMNTAEELAAHCMEDIDKDFIKRVKPGDIIVAGKNFGCGSSREHAPIAIKGAGVSCVIAETFARIFYRNALNIGLPIVECDVARLGIESGDEIEVDLSGGVVRNLTRGTETTFPPLVGMAQTLVEAGGLKNLVRKRLGVD, from the coding sequence ATGATCATCAAGGGAAATGCCCACAAGTACGGCGACCACGTGGATACGGACGTCATCATCCCGGCGCGTTACCTGAACATGAACACGGCCGAGGAACTGGCCGCCCATTGCATGGAAGACATCGACAAGGACTTCATCAAGCGGGTGAAGCCTGGCGATATCATCGTTGCTGGGAAGAACTTCGGCTGCGGCAGCTCCCGCGAACACGCGCCTATCGCCATCAAGGGCGCCGGGGTAAGCTGTGTCATCGCCGAGACCTTCGCGCGCATCTTCTACCGGAATGCGTTGAATATCGGCCTGCCCATCGTGGAATGTGATGTGGCCCGTCTCGGCATCGAGAGCGGCGACGAGATTGAGGTGGACCTGTCCGGAGGTGTCGTGCGCAATCTGACTCGGGGCACCGAGACCACCTTCCCGCCGCTGGTGGGTATGGCGCAGACGCTGGTTGAGGCCGGTGGGCTGAAAAACCTGGTGCGCAAGCGCCTTGGCGTTGACTGA
- the leuC gene encoding 3-isopropylmalate dehydratase large subunit: MNIAEKLLANAAGEDNVKPGQFVNCKLSCVLANDITAPLALEAFAEMGATKVFDPERIALVADHSTPNKDIKSAMNTKLMRDFAREQGIRHFYEACGGGIEHIILPDKGIVLPGDVVIGADSHTCTYGALGAFATGVGSTDAGAGMALGESWFRVPESMKFIFSGQRRKWVTGKDLILFTIGKIGVDGARYRAMEFAGPVIEALPMADRFTICNMAIEAGGKAGLIAPDQTTVDWVTPRAKREFSLFTSDADADYAEVFDWDAADIEPQVSFPHLPENTRGISEVGDIAIDQVVIGACTNGRMEDLEAAAEILRGHKVAEGIRCLIIPGSHEIHLEATRKGLVELFLEAGCLVSTPTCGPCLGGHMGILAAGERAVATTNRNFVGRMGHTESEVYLASPYVAAASAITGKISGPEEI, encoded by the coding sequence ATGAACATAGCTGAAAAGTTGCTGGCAAATGCCGCCGGCGAGGACAACGTCAAGCCCGGGCAGTTCGTGAACTGCAAGCTGAGCTGCGTGCTCGCCAATGACATTACCGCTCCGCTGGCCCTGGAGGCCTTCGCGGAAATGGGCGCGACGAAGGTGTTCGACCCCGAGCGCATCGCTCTCGTGGCCGACCACTCCACGCCGAACAAGGACATCAAGTCCGCGATGAACACCAAGCTCATGCGAGACTTCGCGCGTGAGCAGGGCATCCGGCATTTCTACGAGGCCTGCGGCGGCGGGATCGAGCATATCATCCTGCCGGATAAGGGCATTGTACTGCCGGGTGACGTGGTGATCGGCGCGGACTCGCACACCTGCACTTACGGTGCGCTGGGCGCCTTCGCGACAGGTGTCGGCTCCACCGATGCCGGCGCGGGCATGGCCCTGGGTGAGAGCTGGTTCCGGGTGCCCGAAAGCATGAAGTTCATCTTCTCCGGCCAGCGCCGCAAGTGGGTCACGGGGAAGGACCTGATCCTGTTCACCATCGGCAAGATCGGAGTGGACGGCGCGCGCTACCGGGCGATGGAGTTCGCGGGCCCGGTCATCGAAGCCCTGCCCATGGCCGACCGCTTCACCATCTGCAACATGGCCATCGAGGCCGGTGGCAAGGCGGGTCTGATCGCCCCCGACCAGACCACAGTCGACTGGGTGACCCCCCGGGCGAAGCGGGAGTTCTCGCTCTTCACCAGCGACGCCGACGCAGACTACGCCGAGGTTTTCGACTGGGATGCGGCGGATATCGAGCCGCAGGTGAGCTTCCCGCATCTGCCGGAGAATACTCGCGGGATCTCTGAAGTCGGGGACATCGCCATTGACCAGGTGGTCATCGGCGCCTGCACCAACGGCCGCATGGAAGACTTGGAAGCTGCTGCGGAAATCTTGCGCGGGCATAAGGTCGCCGAGGGCATTCGCTGCCTGATCATCCCGGGCAGCCATGAGATCCACCTGGAGGCGACTCGCAAGGGCCTGGTGGAGCTCTTCCTGGAGGCGGGCTGTCTCGTGAGCACGCCTACTTGCGGACCGTGTCTCGGCGGCCATATGGGGATCCTCGCGGCAGGTGAGCGCGCCGTCGCCACCACCAACCGCAATTTCGTGGGCCGCATGGGGCACACCGAAAGCGAAGTCTACCTGGCCAGCCCGTACGTCGCCGCGGCCAGCGCAATTACCGGCAAGATCAGCGGGCCCGAAGAGATCTGA
- a CDS encoding tetratricopeptide repeat protein: MRLIRSTVAPPLGHAAKPAQKVDLPVDRSPILLSGLMFFAAVGAGYAATRLFQPVTYALVVITAAGGASAAFLIFVIPVQTLRLLRKTALGLRVAIARGRLRRRLEAIGHRLRAQCEKGQSSPELLNDLAVTAHLLGAEDAARRDLAEALEAAPEDPALLNNLGAVMAAEGRCDEAARLLARAQLRNPMPETSLNIALVAPLVQDPTPLRVVDLSIGVPDQALAMNNMGCLLMKLGDLDQAREWFLRATRQNPRHGHAWANLGLISFQRDRVREAAGHMIRAARFSPEDPRIVNNLAVVFATVGKTRWAHQMLAAAQTLEPANIGIRLNTLNVHAVEGHTELAIRGLRSLANAPYHRADALYNLGVLQLASGEYDEAAKAAAEGIEAGDRSADALTNLAVALWSLGRTAEALSHFQSARQAPGAGPRAYSNLGRVLLLEGRIHDAATVLEEGREQWRSDADLALDLATAILALAAEQYRPDMNPNERRDFFSELHRSYAGLEAATSDPTRATHPIEAQVNLGLYLYLREDYVQAAERFERAIESAPHNLELRYLAGTAYGRASDRLRTTLIDGTRILEPEGVALAKKAIPHLTILCESRDAPADAFYNLGRVLYATGDYEKSLEYLRKGLRLEDSEEMNHLAALVAGKEARECLNAVRTTSLMSEGRKEALTRRGNQYMDAAVQYFRQALLKNEQNPTLHANIGLGYMLRNREHDVEAAIRHWQRMRQIAGDRMSRRYSTLTQVQSAEHAARVQFDDSDISCRDIRVKEWVATRPPEPAGLRYVMEPVSVQDDWRLVANDAALREALQLKDRIASLQRALARLG; encoded by the coding sequence GTGAGGCTCATACGCAGTACGGTAGCGCCGCCTCTTGGGCACGCCGCGAAGCCGGCTCAGAAGGTGGACCTGCCGGTAGATCGCAGCCCGATCCTCCTTTCCGGGCTCATGTTCTTCGCCGCGGTTGGCGCGGGCTATGCTGCAACGCGCCTGTTTCAGCCCGTGACCTATGCGCTGGTTGTCATCACTGCCGCCGGTGGCGCTAGTGCTGCCTTCCTCATCTTCGTTATCCCGGTGCAGACACTCCGCCTGCTGCGCAAGACTGCTCTTGGCCTGCGCGTGGCCATCGCTCGCGGGCGCCTGCGGCGGCGGCTGGAGGCGATAGGTCATCGACTGCGGGCCCAGTGCGAGAAAGGGCAGTCCAGCCCTGAACTGCTCAATGATCTCGCCGTCACCGCTCACCTTCTCGGTGCGGAAGATGCGGCCCGGCGAGACCTTGCGGAGGCTCTCGAAGCGGCCCCCGAAGATCCCGCACTGCTCAACAATCTGGGAGCGGTAATGGCGGCGGAAGGGCGCTGTGATGAAGCGGCGCGTCTGCTTGCCCGGGCACAGCTGCGCAATCCAATGCCTGAGACCAGCCTGAACATCGCACTGGTCGCGCCGCTTGTCCAGGACCCCACCCCACTGCGTGTTGTGGATCTATCCATTGGCGTCCCCGACCAGGCCCTGGCGATGAACAACATGGGCTGTCTGCTCATGAAGCTGGGCGACCTGGATCAGGCGCGGGAGTGGTTCCTCAGAGCAACCCGGCAGAACCCCAGGCACGGGCACGCTTGGGCCAATCTCGGCTTGATATCCTTCCAACGTGACCGTGTGCGCGAGGCGGCCGGGCACATGATCCGCGCCGCACGCTTCAGCCCCGAAGACCCGCGGATTGTCAACAACCTGGCGGTGGTCTTCGCCACCGTCGGCAAGACCAGATGGGCGCACCAGATGCTGGCCGCGGCGCAGACCCTCGAACCGGCGAACATCGGGATCAGATTGAACACCCTCAATGTTCATGCGGTGGAGGGACACACGGAGCTCGCCATTCGTGGACTGCGGAGCCTGGCCAACGCGCCATATCACCGCGCCGACGCGCTCTACAATCTCGGCGTTCTGCAGCTAGCCAGTGGCGAATATGACGAAGCCGCGAAAGCGGCGGCGGAGGGCATTGAAGCCGGGGATCGCAGCGCGGACGCACTGACCAACCTCGCCGTGGCGCTCTGGAGCCTTGGCCGCACCGCAGAGGCGCTCTCCCACTTCCAGTCGGCGCGGCAGGCGCCGGGAGCCGGCCCGAGAGCCTACAGCAACCTGGGGCGCGTCCTGCTCCTCGAAGGCCGGATCCATGACGCCGCCACCGTGCTTGAGGAGGGCAGGGAACAGTGGCGCAGCGACGCGGATCTGGCGCTGGACCTGGCTACTGCGATTCTCGCCCTGGCAGCAGAGCAGTACCGGCCGGACATGAATCCCAATGAGCGCCGGGATTTCTTCTCGGAACTGCACCGCAGCTATGCAGGTCTGGAGGCCGCGACATCCGATCCGACCCGCGCCACCCACCCCATCGAAGCCCAAGTCAACCTCGGCCTGTATCTGTATCTGAGAGAGGACTACGTGCAGGCCGCTGAACGGTTTGAGCGCGCCATTGAGAGCGCACCGCATAACCTGGAACTACGATACCTTGCGGGAACAGCCTACGGGCGGGCGTCCGACCGGCTGCGCACGACCCTGATCGACGGCACACGAATCCTCGAGCCCGAGGGCGTCGCACTCGCCAAGAAAGCGATCCCGCATCTCACTATTCTTTGCGAGAGCCGCGACGCTCCCGCGGATGCGTTTTACAATCTTGGGCGAGTGTTGTACGCCACCGGAGATTACGAGAAGTCCCTGGAGTATCTCCGCAAAGGTCTGCGGCTGGAAGACAGCGAGGAGATGAACCACCTGGCAGCGCTGGTTGCAGGGAAGGAAGCGCGGGAATGCCTCAACGCGGTGCGCACGACCTCCCTGATGTCCGAGGGCCGCAAAGAAGCTCTCACCCGGCGGGGCAATCAGTACATGGACGCCGCTGTGCAGTACTTCCGGCAGGCGCTCCTGAAGAACGAGCAGAACCCCACGCTGCATGCGAACATCGGTCTCGGCTACATGCTGCGCAACCGCGAGCACGATGTAGAGGCGGCGATCCGACACTGGCAACGGATGCGTCAGATCGCTGGAGACCGCATGTCGCGGCGGTACTCGACACTCACCCAGGTGCAGAGTGCCGAACATGCGGCGCGTGTGCAGTTCGACGACTCGGACATCTCCTGCCGCGACATCCGGGTCAAGGAATGGGTCGCCACTCGGCCCCCGGAACCCGCCGGACTGCGCTATGTCATGGAGCCGGTGTCGGTGCAGGATGACTGGCGACTTGTGGCAAATGATGCCGCTCTGCGCGAAGCCCTGCAGTTGAAGGACCGCATTGCCTCCTTGCAGCGAGCACTCGCCCGACTAGGGTAG